Proteins co-encoded in one bacterium genomic window:
- a CDS encoding DUF4954 family protein: protein MLAVIEKLAERESFLDAETCHKDGAKYPDLFDEWPTPLDDGQIAQLKSQGNFCRDWSKVKISKSGDLSNIRNVSFHGHCLIGNLSGPSIPLMPGASMEPGLEDCSVEDVLIGDGCAIRNVTMMSRVDVLRGALVYGCGLIAGGDLNCMGLDREIVFAPGSGGRQLPVFPEMTTDALEWLAVRMGDKDVQKKYRDICAKYRKRRSRNTVLISRHARLFGVKHVLRSAIGPYAFLLDAGGIEDCIITSSHEAPTNIGTGVILKQVTTQDGVTIESGAHCVNCHFAEFSWAKESARVSSSIIGPNSGVSGGECRSSFVGPFVAFHHQSLLIATFWPGGRGNVSYGANVGSNHSGKAPDQEHWAGEGVFYGLGASIKFPANYTEAPYSLIASGVTTLPQRVQYPFSLINTPTLNSPQLSPAFNEIMPGWVLNNSMYGLLRNMSKFRDRDRARWVKLETRALRPDMLPAIVEALERLRNPGDEPEGVLSTGETFYTEKQIPGLGKNFLRESSRQQGIFAYEFAVKLIIALNVFNKWQQLIGDKDDVFCSDELDALPHSIWRKIDNFAAGKTWGDALKASFPIYEHAVKLARNCRKTDTNRGQRIIPDYLAVHGTIDDDAFVKRLEDALKEIHDVISR from the coding sequence ATGCTCGCTGTCATTGAGAAACTCGCCGAAAGAGAATCCTTCCTGGATGCCGAAACCTGTCACAAGGACGGCGCGAAATACCCTGATCTGTTCGATGAGTGGCCGACTCCCTTGGATGATGGCCAGATCGCGCAACTGAAGTCGCAGGGCAATTTCTGCCGCGACTGGTCGAAGGTCAAGATCTCCAAGTCCGGCGATTTGTCCAACATCCGCAATGTGTCGTTTCACGGCCATTGCCTGATCGGAAATCTGTCGGGTCCGTCCATCCCATTGATGCCCGGGGCCTCCATGGAGCCGGGACTCGAAGATTGCTCGGTCGAGGATGTCCTGATTGGCGACGGCTGCGCGATTCGCAACGTCACGATGATGTCGCGGGTTGATGTGCTGCGCGGCGCGCTGGTTTATGGCTGCGGTCTGATCGCGGGTGGCGACTTGAATTGCATGGGATTGGATCGCGAGATTGTCTTCGCGCCCGGCAGCGGCGGCCGCCAGTTGCCCGTGTTCCCCGAGATGACAACCGACGCGCTGGAGTGGCTGGCCGTCCGGATGGGCGACAAGGACGTGCAGAAGAAGTACCGCGACATCTGCGCGAAGTATCGCAAGCGTCGCAGTCGCAACACGGTTCTGATCTCTCGTCACGCGCGCCTGTTCGGGGTCAAACACGTCCTGCGAAGCGCCATCGGGCCGTACGCGTTCCTTCTGGATGCCGGCGGAATCGAAGACTGCATTATCACGTCCTCTCACGAGGCGCCCACGAATATCGGCACCGGTGTGATTCTGAAGCAAGTCACCACACAGGATGGCGTCACGATCGAAAGCGGCGCGCATTGCGTGAATTGTCACTTTGCGGAGTTCAGTTGGGCGAAGGAATCCGCGCGCGTTTCGAGCTCCATCATCGGCCCGAACAGCGGCGTTTCCGGCGGCGAGTGCCGGAGCTCCTTCGTCGGGCCTTTCGTCGCCTTCCATCACCAATCGCTGCTGATCGCCACTTTCTGGCCGGGCGGCCGAGGCAACGTCAGCTATGGCGCCAATGTCGGCTCGAACCATAGCGGCAAGGCGCCGGACCAGGAGCATTGGGCGGGCGAGGGCGTGTTCTACGGCCTGGGCGCGTCGATCAAGTTCCCGGCGAATTACACCGAGGCGCCGTATTCGTTGATCGCCAGTGGTGTGACGACACTGCCGCAGCGCGTGCAGTATCCCTTCTCGCTGATCAACACGCCAACATTGAATTCGCCGCAGCTTTCTCCGGCCTTCAACGAGATCATGCCTGGTTGGGTGTTGAACAACAGCATGTACGGGTTGTTGCGCAACATGTCGAAATTCCGCGACCGCGATCGGGCGCGCTGGGTGAAGCTGGAAACCCGCGCCCTGCGCCCGGATATGTTGCCGGCAATCGTCGAGGCGCTGGAACGTCTGCGCAATCCAGGTGATGAGCCCGAGGGCGTTCTTTCCACGGGCGAGACCTTCTACACAGAGAAGCAGATCCCTGGTCTTGGGAAGAACTTCTTGCGTGAATCGAGTCGTCAGCAGGGCATTTTCGCCTATGAGTTTGCGGTGAAGCTGATCATCGCGTTGAATGTCTTCAACAAGTGGCAACAACTGATCGGCGACAAGGACGATGTTTTCTGCAGCGATGAACTGGACGCTCTGCCTCACAGCATTTGGCGCAAGATCGACAATTTCGCCGCTGGCAAGACGTGGGGAGATGCACTGAAGGCGTCCTTCCCAATCTATGAACACGCTGTGAAGCTGGCCCGGAATTGCCGCAAGACCGACACGAACCGCGGCCAGCGCATTATCCCGGATTACCTGGCCGTTCACGGGACCATTGATGATGATGCCTTCGTCAAGCGCCTCGAAGACGCATTGAAGGAGATTCACGACGTCATCTCGCGTTGA
- a CDS encoding YggS family pyridoxal phosphate-dependent enzyme: MKSNLAGVQARIETACRKAGRSPSEVTLVAVSKTRPVEQTRELYDLGIRQFGESRVQEARDKIPGFPDDIVWHLIGRLQTNKAKYLPEIVQWVHSIDRLSVAEALEKAYEKADKVVHGLVQVSLAGEEQKAGVEPKDAEALVRAVESMPHIKLEGLMTIGPFVDDPEEVRPVFRRMAELAARLRESTGLGLPHLSMGMTNDFEVAIEEGATLVRVGTALYAD; the protein is encoded by the coding sequence ATGAAGTCCAATCTTGCGGGCGTTCAGGCTCGCATCGAAACGGCTTGCCGCAAGGCAGGCCGTTCTCCGTCAGAGGTGACTCTCGTCGCCGTCTCGAAGACGCGTCCGGTGGAGCAGACGCGCGAACTGTACGATCTCGGCATCCGCCAGTTCGGCGAATCGCGCGTCCAGGAAGCTCGCGACAAGATCCCGGGTTTTCCTGACGATATTGTCTGGCATCTGATCGGGCGCCTCCAGACCAACAAGGCGAAGTACCTTCCCGAAATCGTTCAATGGGTCCATTCCATCGATCGACTCTCTGTGGCAGAGGCGCTGGAAAAGGCCTACGAAAAGGCCGACAAGGTCGTGCATGGCCTCGTCCAGGTAAGCCTGGCGGGGGAGGAGCAGAAGGCCGGCGTCGAACCAAAGGATGCAGAGGCATTGGTGCGCGCTGTCGAATCCATGCCGCACATCAAGCTGGAGGGCTTGATGACGATCGGGCCGTTTGTGGACGATCCGGAGGAAGTCCGTCCCGTTTTTCGTCGGATGGCGGAACTGGCGGCGAGGCTTCGCGAATCGACCGGACTCGGCCTTCCACACCTTTCAATGGGAATGACGAACGATTTCGAAGTTGCCATTGAAGAAGGCGCTACGCTTGTTCGCGTTGGGACGGCATTGTACGCGGACTGA
- a CDS encoding BMC domain-containing protein, with protein MEMNSIGLVECSSIALGYVVQDAMLKAADVQLILARTICSGKYLVVVGGNVADTAASTEAGAAEAREGLIESRHIPRIHQDIFPAIGCSVVVEPHEAKALGLVETFSATSIIDCADAAAKAADVKLFRVHLAMAIGGKGFFVVTGDVAAVEASVAAGRSRAAEDGILVASVVIPGPSKELFHEFI; from the coding sequence ATGGAAATGAACTCGATCGGACTCGTGGAATGCTCCAGCATCGCGCTGGGATACGTCGTCCAGGACGCCATGCTGAAGGCCGCGGATGTGCAATTGATCCTTGCGCGAACGATCTGCAGCGGCAAGTACCTCGTCGTTGTCGGCGGCAACGTGGCGGACACGGCAGCCTCGACTGAGGCCGGCGCCGCGGAGGCTCGCGAGGGCCTCATCGAGTCGCGCCACATTCCGCGAATTCACCAGGACATTTTCCCGGCGATCGGTTGCTCTGTCGTTGTCGAGCCCCACGAAGCGAAGGCTCTCGGGCTCGTCGAGACGTTCTCCGCGACGTCGATCATCGACTGCGCGGACGCCGCGGCCAAGGCCGCCGATGTGAAGCTTTTCCGCGTGCACCTCGCGATGGCGATCGGTGGTAAGGGCTTCTTCGTGGTCACCGGCGATGTTGCGGCCGTTGAAGCCTCCGTCGCCGCCGGCCGTTCCCGCGCCGCCGAAGACGGCATCCTCGTCGCCAGCGTCGTCATCCCCGGCCCGAGCAAGGAGCTGTTCCACGAGTTTATCTGA
- a CDS encoding 4Fe-4S dicluster domain-containing protein, with the protein MSSDLIKNARQWGIVGAGGAGFPMYVKLGGSVSTFIINAAECEPLLHKDKEMMRAFADEMMEGARMIMRQIGAKEGIIGIKAKYTQVIEILEKLLSDNIRIHPLKDYYPTGDEFILVYEATGKVIPPGGLPKDVDCAVQNVETVINLARAKPVTRKYLSVVGAVHHPVTIAAPLGTPFRDCIAMAGGAKVDDFGVLSGGCMMGKRVKSLDEPVTRTTGALIVLPSDHDLLNVYDRPKQARDRIGRSACDQCSFCTEFCPRYLLGHPIEPHKAMRSLGFVHDRQAQVIGTTYCCECNLCTLMACPESLDPRDACVGGKAEVKANGWKWNGMPRPVHPVFDGRHVPVKRLMSRLNLNQFENVGPLLPDMPESPRLTIMLSQHIGAPAVPIVKAGASVKEGDIIANVGEKDLGVPIHASAAGRVAEITQDAIVIER; encoded by the coding sequence ATGTCATCCGATCTGATCAAAAACGCTCGCCAGTGGGGGATTGTCGGCGCCGGCGGTGCCGGATTTCCCATGTACGTCAAGCTCGGCGGCTCGGTCTCGACATTCATCATCAACGCCGCCGAATGCGAACCGCTCCTCCATAAGGATAAGGAGATGATGCGGGCGTTCGCCGACGAGATGATGGAAGGCGCGCGGATGATCATGCGCCAGATCGGCGCCAAGGAAGGCATCATCGGCATCAAGGCGAAGTACACGCAGGTCATCGAGATTCTCGAGAAGCTGCTCTCCGACAACATCCGGATTCATCCGCTGAAGGACTATTACCCGACCGGCGACGAGTTCATCCTCGTCTATGAAGCGACCGGCAAAGTCATTCCGCCGGGCGGATTACCGAAGGATGTCGACTGCGCCGTCCAGAATGTCGAGACGGTGATCAACCTGGCGCGCGCGAAGCCCGTGACGCGCAAGTACCTGAGCGTTGTCGGCGCCGTGCATCATCCGGTCACGATCGCTGCGCCCCTGGGCACACCGTTCCGCGACTGCATCGCGATGGCCGGCGGGGCAAAGGTCGACGACTTCGGCGTTCTGAGCGGCGGCTGCATGATGGGCAAGCGCGTCAAATCGCTGGACGAGCCGGTGACGCGCACAACCGGCGCGTTGATCGTCCTGCCTTCGGATCACGATCTGCTGAACGTTTACGATCGGCCGAAGCAGGCGCGCGATCGCATCGGAAGGTCGGCCTGCGACCAGTGCTCGTTCTGTACGGAATTCTGCCCGCGGTATTTGCTTGGGCATCCGATCGAGCCGCACAAGGCGATGCGTTCGCTGGGTTTCGTGCACGACCGCCAGGCGCAGGTCATCGGCACGACCTACTGCTGCGAGTGCAACCTGTGTACGCTGATGGCGTGTCCGGAAAGCCTCGATCCGCGCGATGCCTGCGTCGGTGGCAAGGCCGAGGTGAAGGCCAATGGCTGGAAATGGAACGGCATGCCGCGCCCTGTGCATCCGGTCTTCGACGGGCGCCACGTGCCGGTCAAACGCCTGATGTCTCGCCTGAATCTGAACCAGTTTGAAAATGTCGGTCCGCTTCTTCCGGACATGCCTGAATCGCCGCGCCTGACCATTATGCTGAGCCAGCACATTGGCGCACCTGCCGTTCCGATCGTGAAGGCCGGCGCGTCGGTCAAGGAAGGCGACATCATCGCCAACGTCGGCGAGAAGGACCTCGGCGTGCCGATCCACGCCAGCGCCGCCGGCCGCGTGGCCGAAATCACCCAAGACGCCATCGTCATCGAACGCTAG
- a CDS encoding TrkH family potassium uptake protein: MNQAKLPRLLVLSFAALIVVGAIALMLPFGMASEAGALKPVEALFTATSAVCVTGLIVRDTATEFTFIGQLIILVLIQLGGLGILTLSNFFLLSRRSRIGLGAREMIAETHGGLAHIEPQHLLRRIVVYTFASEAVGALILTIRFAFDYPFGQALWLGIFHSVSAFCNAGFSLFSNSLEGYRDDFVVNVAVMALIVLGGLGFIVFADLSYWVRQRRKRRVKLSLHTRAVLRATTILVVGGWGILAILEMRNPGSGNSIWEWFQSSLFLSVTARTAGFNTVAMSDLANPTLLVLMILMIIGASPGSTGGGLKTTTAAILTSIISSRSRNRPKVEILDRSIPAELVAKALAVTAGYIAAIVVATILLQSAEYGLRPHAEVRGQFLEHLFEVVSAMGTVGLSLGVTAKLSSLGKLIIIACMFIGRLGPLMIAISLVGRRKRLNYTMPEENLMVG, encoded by the coding sequence GTGAATCAGGCAAAGCTCCCCAGATTGCTCGTTCTCTCGTTCGCCGCGTTGATCGTGGTGGGGGCGATTGCGTTGATGTTGCCGTTTGGAATGGCGAGCGAGGCCGGCGCCCTGAAACCGGTGGAAGCGCTGTTCACGGCAACGTCGGCTGTCTGCGTAACAGGGCTGATCGTCCGGGATACGGCAACCGAGTTTACGTTCATCGGGCAACTGATCATCCTGGTCCTGATCCAGCTCGGGGGCCTGGGGATCCTGACGCTGTCGAACTTCTTCCTGCTCAGCCGCCGCTCGCGAATTGGTCTGGGAGCACGCGAGATGATCGCCGAAACGCACGGCGGCCTGGCGCATATCGAGCCCCAGCACCTGCTGCGCCGCATCGTGGTTTACACGTTCGCCAGCGAAGCCGTCGGCGCGCTGATCCTGACGATCCGGTTCGCCTTCGACTATCCGTTCGGCCAGGCACTGTGGCTGGGCATTTTCCACTCCGTTTCGGCATTCTGTAACGCGGGTTTCAGTCTGTTCTCCAACAGCCTGGAAGGATACCGCGACGACTTCGTCGTGAACGTAGCGGTGATGGCGCTGATCGTCCTGGGCGGCCTGGGGTTCATCGTGTTTGCGGACCTATCGTACTGGGTCCGACAGCGCCGGAAGCGACGCGTCAAGCTGTCGCTGCACACACGGGCGGTCCTGCGCGCGACGACGATCCTGGTGGTTGGCGGCTGGGGGATCCTGGCGATTCTGGAGATGCGCAACCCGGGGTCGGGCAACTCGATCTGGGAGTGGTTCCAGAGCTCGCTGTTCCTGTCCGTAACTGCGCGAACGGCCGGATTCAACACGGTGGCAATGTCGGACCTGGCGAATCCGACCCTGTTGGTGCTGATGATCCTGATGATTATCGGAGCCTCGCCGGGATCCACCGGCGGCGGTCTGAAGACGACGACGGCAGCGATTCTGACCTCGATCATCAGTTCCCGGTCGCGGAATCGGCCGAAGGTGGAGATCCTGGATCGTAGCATCCCCGCGGAATTGGTGGCCAAGGCGCTCGCCGTGACCGCCGGCTATATAGCGGCCATTGTCGTGGCGACGATTCTGCTGCAGAGTGCCGAGTACGGCCTGCGCCCGCACGCCGAAGTGCGCGGCCAGTTCCTGGAGCATCTCTTCGAGGTCGTGTCGGCTATGGGCACGGTGGGATTGTCACTGGGCGTGACGGCGAAATTGTCGAGCCTGGGCAAGCTGATCATCATCGCGTGCATGTTCATCGGCCGCCTGGGGCCGCTGATGATTGCGATCTCGCTGGTGGGTCGTCGCAAGCGGCTGAACTACACAATGCCGGAAGAAAACCTGATGGTAGGATAG
- a CDS encoding TrkA family potassium uptake protein, whose amino-acid sequence MKRTFTIVGMGTFGGQTAKALYEAGAKVLAIDVDEREVERVAEFVTKAYCANVLDEDSIKAAGAFDADAAIIAVRRRFDVTVLATHLFKSHGFKEIIAVVDSTQESSAIESIGATHVVFPERDMAQRLARNLTMPDLAEQIPLGPDVGIIEVHCPASFEGNSLIELNLRKKFGVNVIAIKRSTGTFAERISIEVAPNPMEALRSGDVLVLLGKSEHLSEFVDEFGQKPMNPETIQPREEEKNGAPEAEK is encoded by the coding sequence ATGAAACGGACATTTACAATCGTTGGCATGGGAACATTCGGAGGCCAAACGGCCAAGGCGCTGTACGAGGCCGGGGCGAAGGTGCTCGCAATCGACGTGGACGAGCGCGAAGTCGAGCGAGTCGCCGAGTTCGTCACGAAGGCCTACTGCGCCAATGTGCTGGATGAGGACTCGATCAAAGCCGCCGGTGCCTTCGATGCGGACGCCGCCATCATTGCGGTTCGCCGCCGCTTCGACGTGACGGTGCTGGCTACACACCTGTTCAAAAGTCATGGATTCAAGGAGATCATCGCCGTCGTGGACTCTACCCAGGAATCGAGCGCCATCGAGTCCATCGGTGCCACCCACGTGGTCTTCCCCGAACGCGACATGGCCCAGCGGCTGGCCCGCAACCTGACGATGCCGGACCTGGCAGAGCAGATTCCGCTCGGCCCGGATGTCGGCATCATCGAGGTGCATTGCCCCGCGTCTTTCGAGGGCAACTCATTGATTGAGCTGAACTTACGAAAAAAATTCGGCGTTAACGTGATTGCTATCAAGCGCAGCACGGGGACCTTCGCTGAACGCATCTCAATCGAAGTCGCCCCGAATCCGATGGAAGCGCTGCGATCAGGGGACGTGCTGGTGCTGCTGGGTAAGTCGGAACATCTCAGTGAGTTCGTCGACGAGTTCGGACAGAAACCGATGAATCCGGAGACCATTCAGCCGCGGGAAGAGGAGAAGAACGGAGCTCCGGAGGCAGAGAAGTAG
- a CDS encoding peptidyl-prolyl cis-trans isomerase: MMQKLRSRYVMKKILWAILILTIPSFVLFYGFSGSGRSGNQPQLGNTFVEIQTNHGKQEITREDMKSARDSLSYYYSMFLGQNATNAQRTQISSALTNKEIADYAVSAAAMQQLGEEWGIAVSMEQVSRYLSNMGLTDQTLPLYLQQRRISKKQLIAQSLFDLQNSRTQQLVGSVARVSLLELWQEYLLQNEELKAEYAVLKTSDLLDSIEVTDAEVAEYYNDHLDNYIEPEKRIYRYIKREPAPLDFMMDIPESESKVIYDTMDPERQPQYATGERRQVRNIMLTVDEGENADDVKGELEQIRERIANGESFEELANEFSDDPANIRFDEGTTATMRGGLLATRVRTNQPETWAAIYGQAWVDAVTTTPAGELTDVVEGPDQESFLLAEVEDVAESTKIPFEEARPRIERQLRQSKIREQQEARSKEADEIELEMRELVATRTTLEGVARELNMDVQETSPTISTSTSIRGVGSFRQNEMALSRLDLGEMSPALRSDMDAVVVMEIAKILPERQQTLDEVRDQVTRALKREVAAEQATEIAEQIRERVESGQDMEKVAEQLGAEYVAAGDAFTRANAPGELRGASEFANESLRAKVGEPRVVKSGSGDFVNAAVVFELTEKNPPDKKVFLQDMRQLESGLRSMKERTFVDEFRKDALKTMKPKFNEEMFTNEQM; the protein is encoded by the coding sequence ATGATGCAGAAACTCCGCAGCCGGTATGTCATGAAGAAGATTCTGTGGGCGATTCTGATCCTCACGATTCCTTCCTTCGTGCTATTCTATGGATTCTCGGGCTCGGGCAGATCCGGCAATCAGCCCCAACTGGGCAATACGTTCGTCGAGATCCAGACGAATCATGGGAAACAGGAGATCACGCGCGAGGACATGAAGAGCGCGCGGGACTCTCTGTCCTACTACTATTCGATGTTCCTGGGCCAGAATGCCACCAACGCCCAACGGACTCAGATCAGCAGTGCCTTAACCAACAAAGAGATCGCCGACTACGCGGTGAGCGCGGCTGCGATGCAGCAGCTCGGCGAGGAGTGGGGAATCGCGGTTTCGATGGAGCAGGTCAGCCGGTATCTGTCGAATATGGGACTGACCGATCAGACACTCCCGCTCTACTTGCAGCAACGGCGCATCTCGAAGAAGCAGTTGATCGCGCAAAGCCTGTTCGATCTGCAGAACTCCCGGACGCAACAGTTGGTGGGTTCCGTCGCGCGCGTTTCCCTGCTTGAGCTTTGGCAGGAGTACCTGCTGCAGAACGAAGAGCTGAAGGCCGAATACGCCGTCTTGAAGACGTCCGATCTGCTGGACTCTATCGAGGTGACCGACGCCGAGGTGGCCGAGTACTACAACGATCACCTGGACAACTACATCGAGCCTGAGAAGCGCATCTACCGCTACATCAAGCGCGAGCCCGCACCGCTCGATTTCATGATGGATATCCCGGAGTCCGAAAGCAAAGTCATCTACGATACGATGGATCCCGAGAGGCAGCCGCAGTATGCCACCGGCGAGCGTCGGCAGGTCCGCAACATCATGTTGACCGTGGATGAGGGTGAGAATGCCGACGATGTGAAGGGCGAGTTGGAACAGATTCGCGAGCGCATCGCCAACGGCGAGAGCTTCGAAGAACTGGCCAATGAGTTCAGCGACGATCCGGCAAACATCCGCTTTGACGAGGGAACGACGGCAACGATGCGCGGCGGTCTGCTGGCGACACGGGTTCGGACCAATCAGCCGGAAACCTGGGCAGCCATCTACGGACAGGCCTGGGTTGATGCCGTCACCACAACGCCCGCAGGCGAGTTGACCGACGTGGTTGAAGGACCCGACCAGGAGTCCTTCCTGTTGGCGGAGGTTGAAGACGTGGCGGAGTCCACAAAGATTCCATTCGAGGAAGCACGTCCTCGGATCGAACGTCAGTTGCGCCAGAGCAAGATCCGCGAGCAGCAGGAAGCTCGTTCAAAGGAAGCCGACGAAATCGAGCTGGAAATGCGTGAACTGGTCGCGACGCGCACGACGCTGGAAGGCGTTGCTCGCGAACTGAATATGGACGTTCAGGAGACCAGCCCAACGATCTCCACCAGCACCTCGATTCGCGGTGTAGGCAGCTTCCGTCAGAATGAGATGGCGCTGAGCCGTCTGGACCTCGGCGAGATGAGCCCTGCTCTGCGCTCTGACATGGATGCTGTTGTGGTCATGGAAATCGCTAAGATCCTCCCGGAACGCCAGCAGACTCTGGACGAGGTTCGGGACCAGGTCACGCGCGCCCTGAAGCGGGAAGTTGCGGCGGAGCAGGCGACGGAAATCGCGGAACAAATCCGCGAGCGTGTCGAATCGGGTCAGGACATGGAGAAGGTGGCCGAGCAGCTCGGTGCCGAATACGTTGCAGCAGGCGACGCGTTCACGCGTGCGAATGCTCCGGGCGAACTTCGCGGTGCTTCCGAGTTCGCGAATGAATCGCTGCGCGCAAAGGTCGGCGAGCCACGGGTCGTAAAGAGTGGCTCCGGCGACTTCGTCAACGCCGCGGTCGTCTTTGAACTGACCGAGAAGAACCCGCCGGACAAGAAGGTCTTCCTGCAGGATAT